In the genome of bacterium, the window CAGGCGGTCGATACCGAGCGCGGCGAAGGCGTGGGATCGCTGGCGGCCCTCGTCGGCATACAGCAGAGGAACGGCCACCGCACCGGCCTGCCAGCACGCCCGATAGGCCACCACGGCCTCGGGGCTGGTGGGGAGTTGGAAGGCGGCGGGCTGGCCCGATTCGAGTGCGGACGCGGTTTGAGCAGCCCAGGCGAACACCTCGTCGGAGGACAGGCGGCGGTCGCCGGCCACGATGAGGTCGTCTCGCCGGGGCACGACCGTGAGCATCTCGTGGATCATGGGTCGTCTGCGAAGCGCTCGGCCAGCAGCGCTCTCACGCCCGTCAGGTTGATCTTGCCCGAATCGAGCCAGGGCAAGTGGTCGGGGGTGTTGTAGACCGCGATGTGGCGAGGGACCTTGTAGGAGGCGACCCGCTCTGCGACATATTTCCTGAGCTCTTCGGCGGTAAGGGTCTGTCCCGGCCGCAGCACCACCGCGGCGGCCACGTCTTCGAGGCGGTCGGGGTGGGGCACGCCGCACACGAAGGCGTGGGTGACCTCGTCGGGCTCTTCCAGCACCAGCTCGATCTCTCGGGGGGCGATGTTCATGCCCGACGACTTGATGAGGTCGCCCATCCGGCCGGTGAAATAGAAGTAGCCGTCGGCGTCGAAGTAGCCGCTGTCGCCGGTGCGGTACCAGCCATCGGGGGTAAAGGTGTCGGCTCGGTCCACTTTGTACAGCCGGGACATGAGGGCGTAGCCCCGCACCCACACCTCGCCCTTCTCCCCCGTCGGGCAGTCTTCACCTGTCTCGGGATTCACAATCCGGTGCTCCATGCCGGGCACCGCCCAGCCGAACGAGCCCCGCTTCTCCTCGGGCAGCCGGGAGCCCATCACGCCCAGGGTGTGGGGGCCCAGGGTCTCAGTCATGCCCAAGGAGTTGACCCGCAGTTCGGGATCGTTGATCTGCATTTCGGGGGGAAGGAGGGAATAGAGACTGCCGCCCCGCACCGAGGAGAGGTCGCGTTGGGTGAAGTCGGGATGGTTGACGAGCAATTGGGCCATGTGGGGCCAGCCGAAGACCAAAGTCACCCTTTCCCTCTCGATGAGGGCCAGGGTGGCGCCGGGCTCGAATCTCTCGTCAAAGACCAGGCAGGTTCCGGCGTAGATCGAACCCACCAGTGACATCACCATGCCTCCCACCCAGAACAGGGGCATGGCGGTGTAGATGCGGTCGCCGGGTTCCAAGTCCCGAAACTGCCACAGATTGTGGGCGTGGCAAACCACCGCTCCCTGGGTGTGGACGGCCCCTTTGGGCGACGAGGTGCTGCCCGACGTGTACACCACGGTGAATTCGTCGGTCGGACCCACCTGGAATTCGGCGGCGGCCAGCACTTCGTCGCTGACGGCTTCTCCGGCGGCCAGCAGATCGTCCATCGGCGCAGCCCACGGAGCGTCGCACCGGCCCCAGACCCACACCGAGCGCAGAAGAGGGTGCGACGGGGAGGTGATGACCGGGTCTTGGCCGGGGGAGACGACTTCTTCGAGTCG includes:
- a CDS encoding class I adenylate-forming enzyme family protein, with translation MPNTAEPGPGTQPVEFPPFEPTVPQMIRAAVEAHGPRELGVLDDRRMTFADAEAASAAIAKGLLAIGVGKGTRVGLLAPNSPDWIAAWLAIGRIGAIGVLANTYYKSRELDWVLRHADVQVLLTVSRFLGHDYLARLEEVVSPGQDPVITSPSHPLLRSVWVWGRCDAPWAAPMDDLLAAGEAVSDEVLAAAEFQVGPTDEFTVVYTSGSTSSPKGAVHTQGAVVCHAHNLWQFRDLEPGDRIYTAMPLFWVGGMVMSLVGSIYAGTCLVFDERFEPGATLALIERERVTLVFGWPHMAQLLVNHPDFTQRDLSSVRGGSLYSLLPPEMQINDPELRVNSLGMTETLGPHTLGVMGSRLPEEKRGSFGWAVPGMEHRIVNPETGEDCPTGEKGEVWVRGYALMSRLYKVDRADTFTPDGWYRTGDSGYFDADGYFYFTGRMGDLIKSSGMNIAPREIELVLEEPDEVTHAFVCGVPHPDRLEDVAAAVVLRPGQTLTAEELRKYVAERVASYKVPRHIAVYNTPDHLPWLDSGKINLTGVRALLAERFADDP